The Oreochromis aureus strain Israel breed Guangdong linkage group 7, ZZ_aureus, whole genome shotgun sequence region GGCGTGGGGACGGACTTGCTCAGGCTGTAGGCTCCGGGCCAGGTCCAGGCACTCTTgccacctgtaaatggtttttttgtgtttgttttttttgccctttacTCCTTTGCAACCACGTCAGTCCAAAAGATGGTTCTccagtgttgtttttgtgttcatttttttttttttttaaccattttttggggggttgggggGAGGGGTTGAGTGAACATTTGTTTGCGTCTGTAAATGGGAATGTAtctgtgtgcacgtgtgtggtCCTAAACTCAGTTTCACAAATGAACTTTGTAGATCACTGAACTTTTGTTCCAAGCTTTCGTTGTctgttcctggaaggaaaaaagaaaagaaaattagaaaACTCAAAATATTAGGAGACCCAGTCATATTTAAAGCACCAAACATTTCAATGGATCAACGGTCTTGCTAAGCAGGGAGCTACGTGACATGAATATTTTTGTCTCAAGCTCTCAGCGCAACTGAAGCTGAACTTAGCTTTCAAAGTGGTGAATAACTGAATGAAAACTTGGTGAAGGAGTGTTAACGGcacagtaaaaagaaaacaggaagagacctctaAATGTGTCATGTCTAATTAGCACTGGCTTATTTCTGGCTTGCCCACATGTTAGCTGCTACCATCATCAAGTGTCTAAAATCTGAATAGCGGAAAACCTGTTTTAGTCAGGCCTCGACAGTAATAGATGTAGAAAAGCGAGTGATATGCCATTACCACCACCACAGTATCTTACCGTGCCTCTGATCTGGTCACTGTGTACTCAAACCACAAGATGTTTGGGATCAGGCTTGTGTCTCGTACCAGGAAGTACTCTGATATTGGCCTGTGAAttgtttaaaagacaaaaagaacatTAGACAATAGACCATTTTCATGCATCTCAGGCAGAGAATGAGTTGGCCTCCCCTGTGACACATGAAGGAAGCAGAAAAATGAGAGAACTACTTACCATGCTGCTATTTTGGGGAATATTGGTGTCAGCACCTCTTGTGTAATAAAGAACCAGATTATGCCAATTGTACTACCGGCTACTCCACCGTAGAAAACCTGGCTCCAGGTGTGATACAACAAGTAGACTCTGAAGAATGAGTGAGTAAGAGAGTGAGAGCAAAgagaaggaaacaaaaacaaaaaaatcagcatGCATTTCAAACCATTTCAAAGTGTTATCAGCTCAGCAAAATTGATGCTGTTACAAAGGAAATAAAGTTCTTTGCTAAGTGTGAGCAGCCTGGTCAAATGTCATCTGAGTTTTACACCCGCTACTGACATTCATGCTTCACAAGTTGAGACAGTTAACTTAGATCCTTCATTTCATCAAATAATTGCCACCATCTAATTAAAAGGTCAATATCTCAATTATTTatagaaaagagagaaaataaaacgcTTCTGCACTATAAGAATATACAAGTATATCGAGTGTTGCTTATGCAATTTCTGGCAGAAATGCCAACAAAGAACCACAACTGACAAGTAAAGATGGCACATGAAAGTGCAGACTTGAACGGGCAACTGTAAACAGGGTACATGCATGTAGCTGAGTGTCACACATGATCACATAACATGATGGGAACCATCCTGAGCcagcaaaaatataaataaactgtCTGTTTATCATAACAAGGGATGAGAAAACAGTTAATAAGAAAGAAGGGTGAGGATGTGGCGCACAGTGCATGCATAAGACACATAATGAGCATCAACTTTAGTAAAGCAAGTACTAATATTACTGTTTGTTAGAGTCCTCTTCTGTCAACTTTAGATTTTAGGATGATCTGGGATATGTGAAGAGGTTAGGGATTGAGCTTTACCTGCTGTATGACACTGATAAGGCTATGCCCAAGAGGATAATGGACAGTATGTGTCTCCAAAGAAGGTCCACACATCGAGCATTGTTCGTTTGATGCattctgaggggaaaaaaataaaaatacagcagtTTGGCACATTTTAAGGTTAAGGTGGAATAATGACTGATAACCAAAACCATTCTTGTAATGACCTCAAATAACCAAATGAGCACCACATGAAAACTAGAAATTAAATGCTTGTTTGAGATGGACACAGTACACATTGTGTGTTTACATTAGTCCTACTGCAAGACAAACTAAATTACTTTGTCAAGTAGCTGCTGCAATTTGAATTTTCACAACTATGTTTCTATTATTAAACTTccccaaacaacaacaaaataactcaccttaaataaaggaaaagaaagaagtaaACAACAAAGAACCAGATAAGCTGGGAATGACTGGAGGGCATCCCATACTCTGTGTGCACAGTTGTGTGAGCCCCTGCGGAGAGACAACAGACCCTTATAAACACTGATTTACAATATAGGTTTCATCTAATATTGTGATGTACAGCACTCTGGTGAGGACAGGCACCAAAGTTTACAAGTTAACTCTTAAATGCATCTGATTATTTAACTTAAACTACACAGTCCAGCTTTggacaaaaaaccaaacaaaaacaaagccatTATTATCAGCCAATAAAACTTCTCTCCCCTTCAATGAAGTATTCATCAACCAAAAGTATAATATCATGTGTCTAATAATGCGTACGTCCCACTCTTAAACAGATGGAGCATTGGCACAGGATTTCTGGGTCAATGGCAGATGATCCCCTGGGTGCTGTGGGGTGGGGTCTTTTAGTGAGCTTTTCCAGTTATTCCAGCAAATGATGATGACAGGATTCTGGGACATTTGGAGGCTGGATATAGACCTTTGGCCTATTATTATGTTCCTGAGGAGTTTGTCAAGTAGTGAGGCCATGGACAAAATAAAAGATGGCTGTAGCCACTGGGCCACATTTATTAGGTAGCCTCAAACAGTACTTTTACCAAGAGGATAAGACAGGAGTCGCATGTTGGGTGGACTGCAACTACAAATTAATGAGAAATGCCATCAGCCTAATGTTCTCCATTTAATGGGGTGACCAATGGTTTTCTTGTTGTGGCTGATCAGCATATCCAGTGCAGGCACCGTTTTGGGTTTagtaaaagaataaaactaCTCATAAAGCTGAAGTGGCTATCAGCATTTTCTACAGGTACTTCTATTTAGCTCTGATTCAATATTTGACAAAACAAAaattttagaagaaaaaaaaaaatagatgctATAAGCAAATTTTTATATTAATTGGCTCTCTCAAATCATCTTGATGTCATCATCACACAGTTCAGAGATGAAGAGATAATAGCAAGATATATTTGTAGCCTCAGGTTTCCGTGCTGTCCGCCTGAACAGATACTGTGGTTGATAGAAGAAGACCAACTCTAGCTACCGTTACATTTTTGTAATGCTTGCCCAACCCAACCTGCTATACATAAAAAACAAGACTTGTTCCTTCACCCACCTGCGCATGGGCGCGGCTCTCTGAGAATGTGCTTCAGCAGCCAGTTCACTCCTTCATTCAGGAGGAGCCCTCCAAAGAAGGAAATCTAGTTTtatacagggaaaaaaaagccaaaccatGAGTGTTTGCATACCTCTGCCCTGTCTGACACTGCTGATCAAGTTTTCGTGAGACAATTGACAGTTTCACAGGCCTTTAAAACATTGTGCCCTttctgaaaacacaactttctcaAGTACATGTGCAGGACTCACCGTGTGCAGTTCCCGTTTAAACACTATAAGTGTAACAAAGCCCACAAGAATTGCTATAGGGATGAGGCTGATGTAGGCCAGCAAGTGTCCCGTCAGATCATCTAAAACACATTAACAGAATACAGATATTAAATGGCACATAAACAGTATAAGTCACTGGTGGGAGTGACAAGTTGTGTCTTTCAGTGAACCCGGATGACCAAGACACTGCGGCTACAAGTAGGAAGCTGGTGTGGTTAAGTAGCTAAGCCATATTTAAACTAACAGAGCACATTATTTGGTCCAATTCAAACTTATAGGTGCAATGAGATTCAGTCACACTGATCAGTATCAGGCCATGGGGCTAGCTAGTATGTTAGCTACAATGCTTTACGAGGAGTAGTCAATTACTTCTTCTGTAGTcatactattttattattattttgctattttttttaatgctcgaGTTTGGTCAAATAACCGTTACAGTACACGGCGTATTAGTAGAGAGCGGAAAGAAAATATCAAAGACGATATAAAGACAGCTAGCAGGCTAACTAGCCTTCATTGTGGACATTGTGACAAACTGCGCATGCGGCGCTGTCTCACAATTTTGCAGTCCGGGTTACATTTCCCGCTGTGTTGCTGGTTCTACAGCAGCTCACAATTTGGCAGCCACACCGACGGCCGCGTTCATTCAGCAGCAACAAAACACGCACTGCCCGAAAAATTACACAACAGTCGGTGTCGACAGAGCTTCAGCAGGCACATAAAGACGTTAAGTGTACCTACCCTCGGGGAACTCTACGTGTGTCAAAGATATGGACCGCCATCGAGGTGGTGCCGAGCACTGCTCTTCCAACGCCATCTTACCCGGACACAACCGGGCAGTCCCAGTGAAACGCCCAGACACGTGTCCAGCCAATGGAGAGCGGAGCTCAGCATTTAAACGTCCCCTGACAGTGGAAGCGACGACCAATCCCAGCTGCAATCTGCAGACGAGCTATTTTGTCCATAGAGAAGAATTAttgaatgaacaaaaaaaaaaaaaaacgggcaGTCCACATTAAAATAGCAAAAATGCACTCATTCAAAAACATGTATGATCTACAATTGTCTTCATTAATTTAAGGCGTGAACCCAGACTATTACTTACCCCTTGGGTAGTTGACCTCAACTGCATTTgagatttttgtgtgtgtaaaaatatgaattaatcTGAGCCAAATTGTcaaatgtcaaaaaataatttagTACCACTTTCTCTTAAGATAAAGGCTTCACAAGGTATAAATTATCCTTACAGGAGACTTCATAAACTATGACTAATACTGTATAGATCCATTATAAGCCACTTAAAAAGTGGAACTGTCGTTCAAAACTAATAATAAGGATACactgattttaagattttaaggTAAACACAAATGCAATTAGTCTgtggatttgtttgttttttaatatttacttgttttatttgGAATAGATTTTACCTACTCCACC contains the following coding sequences:
- the dolpp1 gene encoding dolichyldiphosphatase 1, with product MALEEQCSAPPRWRSISLTHVEFPEDDLTGHLLAYISLIPIAILVGFVTLIVFKRELHTISFFGGLLLNEGVNWLLKHILREPRPCAGAHTTVHTEYGMPSSHSQLIWFFVVYFFLFLYLRMHQTNNARCVDLLWRHILSIILLGIALSVSYSRVYLLYHTWSQVFYGGVAGSTIGIIWFFITQEVLTPIFPKIAAWPISEYFLVRDTSLIPNILWFEYTVTRSEARNRQRKLGTKVQ